The region aaagtccttttacgatcctcccaagtctctatttatagacctggattctcaactgatatcccctttcgatagggatattccattatttacctaatatatatattacaaaataaacattcaaaatataactgatccctaatttcAAGTGAGtattgagtgattcccggatgcttggaccaattctcactgaagtagctttgggcagtttgacgtagcttctcatgcatgttgactattcttcaagctttacgtaggtcaaaggtggtatgtgcatggttCTCCTTGGACCAACGGTCAGGTACATTCGAGGTATACTCCTCCATTGtatccgatcggacacaatggttgtcttctttggcttaaggtggttcaaaccaccctatttgactccttcaatcaaggtccgatcggaccttgcactttgctcctcggaccaaggtggtccgagccatcttcttcctagcatctcctcggaccaaaatggtccaaagcaCTCCTTCAGGCGTCTTGTGCGATCGGGGGAGGCGTCTTGTGCGATCGGGCACAATGCCCCTCtacttggacctaaatggtccaagcttccttcgtttaaccaaggtccgatcggaccttggtcctttcTCTTCAgacctaggtggtctgagccaccacttacctctccttggatcaaaatggtccaaggtacctcataagtaccatgtccgatcggacacacattccttctcctcggaccaacatggtccaagCCTCCTTCGTTCAACCCATGCTCGATCGGGCATTGGActtctctcctcggaccaaggtggtccgagccatcacttacatctccttggaccaaaatggtccaaggtacctcctctatgagcatgtccgatcggacatagctCTCTTTTTCAACCAAAGCTCGATCGAGCATAGTCATCTCCTTGGTCCGAAATGGTCCAAGGTAAACTTTTcctcacctcattcaagcccaagtgcACTTCTTCCACATCATACCCGATCGGTCACTATGTGGCCTTTTcctttgagtaaaacttgagtcttggtcattctctttgaactcatttgagccaagcttaacaagaggtccctaagcttaggtccgatcggacctactgcttttatatcttgaaccaaaattcatacctcccTTCCAATTTCTTGGACTTGGCACCAATTGAATTCCAAGGATatttaaactgaggtctgagccaagcaacccccagtccaaatactctcttcgatcgggcgtattgtattgactatctgtccaattccttAAGTGACATATTGGGCCATTATTAAGCCAGATCACCTCACTGAgtcatgccatgtgtcaattttattgccacgtcattcttttcaaatttttgggataacactttAGTACCTAGAAACACTTGGTGGATAGATTCAGGTGCTACTACTCACATAAGTGTTTCTATGCAGGGTTGCCTGAGCTACCGAAAGCCAAGTGATAGTGAAAGACACATCTTTATGGGCGATGGACAATCGGTAGAAGTTGAAGCTATTGGGCATTTTAGGTTGTTATTAGGAActggtttttatttggatttaAAAGACACATTTGTTGTACCGTCTTTTAGACGGAATTTAGTTTCTGTTTCATTATTGGACAAATTTGGATATTTTTGTTCTTTTGGAAACAATCGATTTAGtttgtctttaaattcaaatgttgttggaactggttacttgaatacttatgacaacctttatttgctagaaacaattgcatcctataatgaaaccttgcatgtggaatcACGTGGTACTAAACGCAAATTAAATAAGGAAAATTCAGCCTCATTATGGCATAAGCGCTTAGGTCATATCTCAAAAGGTAGAGTTGAGCGTCTTGTGGCTGATGGCATTTTAGAGTCTCTTGATTTCACAAACTTTGATGTTTGTGTCAATTGTATCAAGGGAAAACAGACCAAAACTAAGAGATTAGGTGCCAACAGATCTACAGATGtcttagaattgattcatacagatATTTGTGGGCCATTCCCTATAGCATCatggaatggtcaacaatatttcATAGCATTCACACTCACGTTATGGGTACCTATATCTCATTCATGAAAAGTCACAGTCTCTGGATGTGTTCAAAGCTTATAAagctgaagttgagaatcaactcaacaaaagGATTAAAAATGTCAGATCCGATCGTGGTGGTGAGTACTACGGTATATATGATGGCTCAGGCGAACAACGTCCAGGACCGTTTGCTAAATTCCTAGAGGAATGTGGTATTGTCCCACAGTACACCATGCCAGGATCACCTAGCATGAATGGTGTAGCTGAAAGACGCAATAGGACTCTTAAGGATATGGTAAGGAGCATGATTGTTCATTCTACCTTACCTGAGTCCCTCTGGGAAGAAGCTTTAAAGACAGCAGCTTACATTCTAAATCGAGTACCAACTAAAGCAGTtgcaaaaacaccttatgagctttggacaggTCGAAAACCTAGTCTAAAACACTTTCACATTTGGGGATGTCCAGCTGAAGCAAGGCCTTATAAGCCACATGAAAAGAAATTGGACTCCAAAACAGTGAGCAGCTACTTTATTTGTTATTCTGAGCGATCTAGGGgctataagttttatgatcccacaATTAGAAATATTTTTGAGACTGGAAGTGCAACATTTTTTGAGGatgttgagtttggggggagaaattgttatattatttcatataatataatattagattaaataatgtgacaaaatgtgatttgtcacaccttgtaacatattattgagagtcacaaaattagacacatgtgtgtgcccaaatgtgacatattttggagttacaaaatcagttacaaatttgtaactcccaaatattacccaataatgtgtatattatatgttacacatttgagattggatttcacaaagtcatgatgatatatgactgttggagacatgtttttaactcccaataggtgtttggaggttacaaaatcatgtgggaaaggatttgggacgttttggaaaaatgacctttttgtgctgaaaatggcctgtggctgcggcctgggggacagaagctagtggccgcggccattgaaaagtcgtggccgcggccagtgaggctgacagcctatgtgaattttcagttttttccaaattgaacggttctaacatcccaaataactctcaaatctccattttaattccataaacatccaattaaacattggtaacagccatgggggttggtggaatttgaaattcaaagaggtatctcaaactctataaataggagtctaatgctcacttgtaagaaaacacatttttcatccacaaagcacttggctgaaaaatacaccttgaggcttgataattccagaaagtttttccaatatctgagagaaatcccttagtgcttagagaatagggggaaataagcttttggacaaaggtcttgaaccttgttcaagttggtgatccccactactctacactttagttgtgtgagagtttttttgtgttttcattcttttgttcttcttatttacttgtattattatagtattgagtttgtaatcttcttcttctacatctttctatttacttgtattttgagtaattgagttgtaatatttatttaatcaatcatcttgtccattgtatcttttcatagagttgtatttttggtttttccatatttccattgagcaattataatatatattctctaatagaAATAAGGTAAGAGACATTGCTTTTGAGGAGAAATTGAATTCAAACCCAATTTCTACTATCACTTTTGACAATATTCAGGTTCCTACACCTATCATTCATCAAGAAGTGAATCCAGAACCTCAACAAGACCATGTTGAACAAACCCCTATTCCAAATGAGGAAATTGTTCCagaagaacaaactcaacaacctcaagaaccaGTGTCATTAAGGAGATCCACGAGAGAAAGAAGAAGTGCTATTTCAGATGATTATATTATATTTCTCcaagaacatgaggatgacaATGGAATGATGGAAGATGACCCAATCAACTTTCATCAGGCCGTGAAAAGTTCTAACTCTCAAAATTGGATTGAAGCAATGAATGAAGAGTATAAGTCTATGCAAGACAATAAATTTTGGGAGCTTGTCCCATTACCAGAAGGAAAGAAAccgattggttgcaaatggatttttaagacaaaacgggATTCAAAAGGTAATGTGGAAAGGTATAAAGCTCGTCTTGTAGCAAAAGGATATACTCAAAAGGAAGGGATTGACTTTAAGGAGACCTTTTCTCCAGTTTCATCAAAGGACTCTTTTAGGACAATCATGGCACTTGTTGCACATTATAATTTAGagcttcatcaaatggatgtgaaagcATCATTTCTCAATGGAAACAttgatgaaacaatatatatGATGCAACCTGAAAACTTTGTGTCGGGAGACCCAAAGAAGATGGTTTGCAAATTGACCAAATCCATTTATGGGCTCAAACAAGCTTCCCGTCAATGGTACCACAAATTTCATCAAGTGATTCTCTCGTTTggttttgagatgaatgttgATGATGATTGTGTGTATCACAAGTTCAGTGGGAGTAAACATGTTTTCCTGgttttgtatgttgatgacatactgCTTGCCACAAATGATATAGGCATGTTGCACGAAACCAAGAGATTTCTGTCAAGaaattttgagatgaaagatctcgGTGACGCCTCTttttttttaggaattcaaatacaTCGAGATTGTTCTCGGGGTATTTttggattatcacaaaagagctacatcgataaagtactcaaaaggtttggcatgcaagattgtagaccaGGTGATACCCCTGTCGTTAAAGGAGACAAATTTAGTCTTAAGCAATGCCCTAAAGCAAGccttgaaattcaagaaatgcaaaagattccctACGCCTCAgctgttgggagtctaatgtatgctcaaGTTTGTACGCGTCCGGATATAGCGTACATTGTTGGAGTGTTAGGCAGATACTTAAGCAATCCAGGAATTGGTCACTGGAAAGCAGCCAAAAAGGTTATGAGATATTTGAAGAGAACAAGAGATTACATGCTCACAAATAGGAGGTCAGATCACTTTGAGATCATTGGATATTCTGACTCCGACTTTGCGGGATGCCAAGATAGTAGGAGATCCACTTTGGGCTACATATATCTGTTAGgtggtggagctatatcatggaggagtgcAAAAAAAAACACTCATAGCTTCATCCACCATGGCAGCAgagtttgttgcatgttatgaGGCATCCAACCATGGTATATGGCTGAGAAACTTTGTCACTGGGATGCGCATTGTGGATGGAATTGAAAGACCACTTAAGTTGTATTGTGACAATAAGTCAGCTGTAttgtattccaacaacaacaGGAGCTCGACAAAGTCAAAACATATTGACATCAAGTTCCTTGTTGTAAAAGAAAGGGTACAAAGTGGACAGATTTGTATAGAACACTTAGGTACAAACTCCATGATTGCAGACCCCCTTACTAAGGGTTTGCTGcccaaggtctttcatgagcaCACTGCTCGTATGGGTGTTTTAGAGTATGAGGATATCTAGATTCAGTGGGAGTTTGTCTTTATTATCCTTTGTGTTTTTTATGTGTTTCATGAAACTTGTATAATTGGATATTTTTCTGATCAGAAATTATGTTATTCAGTTTATTTCACTTTGTACATTAAGCTAAAGTTTTGATCTCTATAAAGTAAAGTAGGACCAATTGAAAATTGACATGAATAGATCACCATGCATGTAATTTTCATACCACATTATcatgattgatctatgtcatttaACTGTATCGAtatatgtgaccattgatgggtTTAGTTGTGATTGATACAACGAAAATCGCTTTGATCCTATGTTGATATAATTAATGGACGAGATTGCACATGCCTATGGTTATGATGATAAAGTTATGAGCTCAATACggttaacacatttatatatatatacatatgtggcccagtgggagattgttagaaatttatttatttgggTCACAATTGTATATATAAAATGTGTGTTGGGTCATCATATAAATGAGTCAAAATTATGTGGTCTATTTTGGAATAAAGTTTATGACTTAAGTGCATGATTGTCATGATTTTAATATGTGGATACCATAAAGACAATTTCTgatttgatgaggggccaaattagAAATAGTCAAAAATGATTAATTACTGTTTTTTTTCAGTTATTAATAAATAGGTATTGGTCCCCATTTTGCATCGTATCTTTTTACTCTTGAATCCCCATCATCAAGAGACAAAGAGGTTTGGTAtcttaactaaaaaactgttttttgtttttaaaagctaaaaactgttttttgaaaacaagttggagtgtttggcattgttttcataaaacaatttttaaaaacaaagttacaaaaaacagaaaattttgagaacaacaaaaagttgttttctattgttctcaaattttctttcctaactttctcacttcttatttttcataattttttctttcaaattattttatctcattatttattacaaacttttaaaatatttttctctttgtaaatatatttgttaattttttatttaagatttaaaaaaaattaaactaaaaaaattgttttcagaaaacattaaccaaacacctcttgtttttttaaaactacaaaaaacagttttttgttctcatttctgagaacaaaattttgaaaacaaaaaacagaaaacaatgtcaaacaggCCCAAAAGTTTCAGAGAAAGTTTTGATGCAAAATTGGAAGATCATACCACTCTAAAATCGATTTTATGGACTCCGGTACACTTCCGCTAATCTTTGGCTATTTATTGTTTGATTCTCTTGAATTAATTAAGGCTAAATTCAGATTACAGTATTTTTAACATTAGACATTATATGACCCCTCTTGAGGGGTCTTCATTGGTCTGTTACTATTCTGTTAGAGGAGTCTTGTTCCTGTGTTTACTCTGTAAAGTGTCTTCTCTTGTCTTATAAAAGAGAGCCCTAATTTTACAATCTATGTTATATATAGTAGTAgtataataaaatatcaataCATACCAAATACATTACAAATCTCCATTCACCTAACACTATCTGCTGATTCAATTATTACAAAAGCAAAAACCATATACCCTTAacgaaattataaaaaaaaaaaaccaagaaatcCAACTTACATTTGACCCATTTAATCCTCTTAGGCCATAAATTAAGAGATTATAATTGGTAGAGAAGCACTTGGCTTAAAATCCCAGACTCTGATCTCTTTTATTCACGTTTGTTTAAAGTCCATGGTCTATGAATTAATGCCAAGTGGAAGCATTTCTGAACTAATTGAGGAAAAAAGAATTTGTACCAAAATCCAGCTCTGCACCAAGATGGCTCAGTCAAGTACATATCTCCCCTACAAGCACTTTCCACTATAGCCTTAGCACACCTTTCAGCTGACTCAACTGGGACACCTTTAATTCTAGTCTAAAACACAGTAATTATTATTGAATTAGACTAATTAATGATGTTTCAGATAATAAATCACCAAAATTTTGAAGCTATGTTTTTGTTTTGCTTTTAATTACCTTTGACCAAAACTGATCTCCTGTCATTTCTGACTCAATCAGCCCAGGAGTCACAATTGTTACTCCAATATCAGAACCAAATTCAGCCTTTAATGTCTCAAAAAAGCACAGTTGGGCTGCCTTGCTAGCCTGAAACATTACACTTCTGGAAGCTATAAAGTAAACCAAGAAAGTGGATTTTTTGGGGGGCGATATTAAGCATAATAAATTTCaaggtaattaattaattacttacaTTGTAGATGCTCATTCTTGGTGGTGAAAACCATGTAGCAGATGAAGAATTAACCACTATCTTTCCTTTGCTTTTTCTTAGATGTGGAATTGCAAATTGGGTACAATACACTGAACCCCAGAAATTTATGTCCTAAAAAATTGAGAGCCTGTTATTAAACTACTAAAAATATGGGTTAAGTTTTAAAACATTTCAGCCTATATAGAACatacaagaaattaatatattggCTAGTGTTAAACtattattaaacaaatttaaTTTATGTATGAAGGAATAAATTAAACCCCAGACTGCCATTTTAGGAAACTTGGGCTATAAATCTTCTAATGTTGAACAAAATGAAATGATGTACCATAATTGATCTGGTGGTTGAGAATTGATCAGTGGAATCTTCAAACAAACTCAGTTGTACAACTCCAGCATTATTCACCAAATAATCCACTGTCACATAAATGCATATTATCCCCCCAAAACAAAAACCACAAAATCTTGACAAAATAGCCAATGTATTGACATGTATtggaaaaatatcatattatattttcttctgaaaaatgaaaaaaaaagttcTTTGAAGATAAGTGACTCATACATTGTCCAAAGTGGTTCACTGTCTCTTCAACAAGTGCTTTACAATCTTCAACTTCCTTAACATCTGCTCGGATCACAATTGCGTCCGGTGATCCTAGCCGGATCGCTTCATCGGCCACCCTCTTAAGCCGGTTCTCTCTTCTAGCTGCCAGGGCTAGATTAGCTCCTCTCCTTGCATACTCATAAGCCAagttcttgataaaaaaaaaaatcataacataaaattttattaataacatataatatatgatatttCATAATCTGTTATAAAAAGGCAAGTTTTGAAACCTAGGCCCGAGTAAATCCAAATCCAcgccaaaaaaatataatatgatTTTCATAGAGTATATCAATTTATGAAATTATAGTTCTTCAAATACAATTTTTTCTAGAATCCAAACAATATCTTTTGACATTCAAAAATAATGTATTAAGAACAAAACTTGATTTGTACAAACCTCACCGATCCCTGAGGAGGCACCTGTGATGAGGACAACTTTTCCAGCCAAGTTTTGGGTTGGAATAAATGCTTTGATGAAGAAGTAATTAAACAACTTGTAGAATAAAAAAGGTggtataaagaaaataatagaaataatagCAATAGGGGGGAGAATCAAATTCAAGAAACTGTGAATAAAATCCATACCCAAACGAAGAAAAAGATCAATGCTTGTTCTGTGATTTATAACTGAGAGTTCAAGCAATATAGTATTACTATTACTATATATGTCAAGTGGTCTTCATGAACCAAtttaataataacataaacaagTAGAGTAAGAGTTGGTAAAATAAAGATGTAAACTATTGTACAAAATTGGACAAAAAGACAAGTCTGCTTCGACCGCTTTGTAAAGTTTGAGATATgtacatataataatatatacataATTTGTATCATCGGCAATGTTGGCATGTGTAACTGTAACAATGACATTTATTGTGGGTTTCCATATGTAAACCAcgatatgagagagagagagagagagagagagtttataTTGTATATTATACCAATCCATGTTATCTGGGACTTTCTCAAGAGAAATTTCAGCAGCTTATATGCATAAAGTGGGGGTGTAATTAAAATATATCTCTTTTCATATTCCTATTAAAAAAACATGCTAATGTTTTCGACATTCCCTTAAATACCCTTATCATAACTCcccgttctctctctctctctctcttcactattttctctctcaatttctgcccTAAACATATTTCCCAGCCTCCACCCACCAGCTCATCAGTTCCCAGCATCCACCTCGATGGCTCCACCCACCAGCTCGACTACACAACCCATCCCAGATCATTTGTCGCGGCCCTATTGGGTTCTTGGAGCACAAAATCAATAGATAAGTCATAGGGTGTCAATATTATGATGGGTTGTTTTTTTAACACTTATTATCATGGTTCGAACAAATATTTGTGTTCTTTCttgcttttccttttatttttatgaatCTGAATTTTTCTGCGATTTCCAGCAAAAATTGCATGAAGTGCCTTATACGCCTCGATACGCCTTGATGGTGTTATTAGAATCAAGCAAGAAGAAGGTCTTCGATGGACCTCGGTGACCTTCAatattttgtttcattttttttcacaTGAATATTGTTAGACTATGAAAATACTACAGGGGCTTATTAGTAATTTGTAAGTGGTGTAAAagcctataaatatgtaattgtgTAGCTATTATGGGGATGGAAATGAGATAGTAGAATTTTGGTTCAATTTGGAGTTTGGCACTGACTCGAAGAGTGCATCCCAATACAATTGATCTTGTATcaattggtgctttcgttgagagaatTTCGCTGAGAGCATCTCATTGAGAGCCCCGCACAATGACTGACGAAGAGCTTTATGAATTCGCAAGAGCCACACTGAAATCCATAGAATTGCGCATGGATCAATTCTTCGATGCTCAACTGAAGGCAATAAAAGTGCATCTCAAAGAGGAATTAGATGCTAGAGTTGAGGGATATTGCTCATCAACAGAGACATCGATGGCTCCCTCAAGTTCGGCACTGCCTACTTCGCCGAAGGTTGAATCGGTGAGCAACACGAAGCAATTGGAGATGCCTCTTGATCTCGTCTGCAGCAACATTTCTAATGGATCCGATCCAGGGAGATCGCAATCGATTCTGGTACGATCTGCGGCAATGACGGCAGTTTGCAGATCACCGACATCGGAGAAGACACCTCTGGCTTCGTTAGAGGTTTTAGATCCAACGATTTTTTCGCCTCCAGATCGTGGTGTCGATCTATGTAGATCGCAACTGATTCCAATCCGATCTACGTTGATGACCGCTTGCAGAGCACTGAAGGCGGAGAAGGCGATTGTGGCTTCATTGAACATTGTAGATCCTAGATCTGCAGCAATGAATGAAGCTCGAGGAACACCAACGCTGAGGAAGATGATCTTAGCTCCAATGATCGATGTTAGCTCCGACATTGTCTTCGTTGTTCGTGATTCGAACCAGATTTGGCACGGATTTGGTCGAGTTCATCGTTCGGAGTTTCCAAGCAAAAATGTCGAACTCATTCGAAGATTATTAGAGGGAAGGAAAGTGGAGCTTGCCGGGGTAACAGAGTTTGACGGCGATGGACGAAACAGAGTGATTATGGACGGTCGGAGAGAAGCTTGGTCACGCCGAATCGCGGTAGCAAGTCGGAGGAGCGGCGACGACTCATCTTTGATATGGTGTCTCATGAGTCTGCTGCTGtagaagaagaaatatatatatatatatatacatatatctacaTATATGTGTATATGTTACAGATAGTCATGTGGAGAAGAAGACCCACGTGTTACCTAGGAGTCTTATTAAGTTTGGGCTTGGGCTTGCTAAAATGgaccaaaacaaaaataaatgggGTGTAATATAGAGATTTTACCTTTCTATGGTTGTGcatgtttttagttttatttttcagTTTTACCACCTTGAAGACAAGGTGATTTTGAAGGGTGGGAAAGTGTTAGACTATGAAAATACTATAGGGGCTTATTAGTAATTTGTAAGTGGTGTAAAagcctataaatatgtaattgtgTAGCTATTATGGGGATGGAAATGAGATAGTAGAATTTTGGTTCAATTTGGAGTTTGGCACTGACTCGAAGAGTGCATCCCAATACAATTGATCTTGTAtcaattggtgctttcattgagagaatttCGCTGAGACTGACTCGAAGAGTGCATCCCAATACAATTGATCTTGTATCAAATATACTTAGACCTTTGTAACACTCGATGGACCTCATTTCAAAAGGTCCATCGAGGTCTAGAGAGGTGTAttcatgtaaaaaaaaattaaacaaaatacaaaaGTTTATTGAGGTCCATTGAGGTTTTTGCTTGATCCTAATAACACAATCGAGGCACAACGAAGCATATCAAGACACGTAGTGAAATTTTTACAGAATATTGCAGAAAAATTCAAAATctatagaataaaaaaaaacacaaaatatagCAACAGATTTGTTCGAACTAGGATAATAAGTGTTCAAAAATAACACCCATCATAATATTAATACCCTATGTACTTACCCCATGAATTTTGTGCTCCAAAAACCCAATAAATTGATGGTGTCGTGAGTATTCTTGTGTTCACTTCAATCTTTGAATGATTTCAATGTTGTTTGACAACAATGTGGTCGGAGATAGAAGCTTTGGTCATATTGAAGTGTGCAGCCGTGAGAGCGGGAGAAAGTTAGAGTGAAAATAGAAAATGTGTTTATAAGAGGGGTATCTTGGTCCTAGGATAAGAAACTAACATATTTTTGTTAGGGTTACATTAGAGGGAACTTTTATTAATTATAGTGCTACATTAAACATAGAAAGTGAAATTTCTCCTTTGTTAATGCCGTAATATATGATGagttaaagaaataaaaattcatCCAACCAACAAATTTGGTCATTATGGTAAATTATACCATATAATATAGTACAGTGCATTTTAA is a window of Humulus lupulus chromosome 4, drHumLupu1.1, whole genome shotgun sequence DNA encoding:
- the LOC133830024 gene encoding 11-beta-hydroxysteroid dehydrogenase A-like yields the protein MDFIHSFLNLILPPIAIISIIFFIPPFLFYKLFNYFFIKAFIPTQNLAGKVVLITGASSGIGENLAYEYARRGANLALAARRENRLKRVADEAIRLGSPDAIVIRADVKEVEDCKALVEETVNHFGQLDYLVNNAGVVQLSLFEDSTDQFSTTRSIMDINFWGSVYCTQFAIPHLRKSKGKIVVNSSSATWFSPPRMSIYNASKAAQLCFFETLKAEFGSDIGVTIVTPGLIESEMTGDQFWSKTRIKGVPVESAERCAKAIVESACRGDMYLTEPSWCRAGFWYKFFFPQLVQKCFHLALIHRPWTLNKRE